The DNA segment TGCGCGGCGTGAATGACGATCCGGAAACGCTGGCGGCGCTGATGCAGGCATTCGTCGAGGCGCGAATCAAGCCGTACTACCTGCATCATCCCGACCTGGCGCCAGGCACCAGTCATTTCCGCGTATCGCTGGAGGAAGGCCGGGCGCTGGTGGCCGGCTTGCGCGGACGGATTTCCGGGCTTGCCCAACCGACCTATGTGCTCGACATCCCGGGCGGGCATGGCAAGGCCGTGGTCGACGGCCCCGCCGTGCAGGACCTGGGCAACGGGTGCTATTCGGTATCGGACTTCAGGGGCGGCGAACACCGATATCCGCCGGACGGGGGTGACTGAACCGGCAATGCCGGGAAGCCGGACGTCAGATTGCCCCGCTCGACGACGATGCTACGGCGATCGGAATGACGCGCGCTTTGCCACCGTAACACGTGCGCCGCTGGTGCAATCACGCTACATTGAAAATGCTTGTTTACAGTCAGTGTGATTCTCTGGATTCATCCGCACGGGCAACTGAATTGGACGCTCAGTAAATGCCGATCGAGGTACACGTGATGCCCCATAACAATCATGACCGCATCCTGGTGGTGGAAGACCAGCCGGAAGTGCGGCAGGCGGCCGTCCGGCTGCTGAAGGCGCTCGGGCATACCACCGTCGAGGCCGATCAGGCGTCCGCGGCGCTGGCCATCCTGGAAGGTGACGATCACTTCGATCTGCTGTTCACTGACATCGTCATGCCGGGCGCCATGAACGGCGTCGACCTGCGCTGGAGGTCCGGCGCCGGCACCCGATGCTGCCGATCCTGTTCACCTCGGGTTACGTGGAGCCCGAACTGATTCGCGATCACGCGGAAGATTTGCACGCCGAGTTGCTGAAGAAGCCTTATGGCAAGGCTGAACTGGCCCAGATGCTGGACCGCGTGCTTCCCCACTGAACCTCAGTCGTCATCGTCCCTGGGCTTGAAGTCGGCGATCACCCTGGCCTGGATGTCGGGCGGGGTCGGTTCGTCGTGGCTGTATTCCATGGCGTAGACTCCGACGCCGCCAGTCATCGCCTTCAGCTGGCTGGCATAGGTCATCACTTCGGCAAGCGGCACCTCGGCATGCATGGTGGCCATGCCGCCCGCCAGCGTGTCGGCGCCCATGATTCGTCCGCGCTTGCCCGACAGGTCCGATGAAATATCGCCGATCATCGACGAGGCAATGGTCACATCGAGCCTGACGAAAGGCTCCAGCAAAACCGGCCTTGCCTTCCTGACAGCGTCTATGAACGCCTTGCGGCCCGCCGTCATAAAGGCGACTTCCTTGGAATCGACGGCATGGAACTTGCCGTCATAGACACTGACCTTGATGCCTTCCATGGGATAGCCGGCCACCGCACCGCCCTGCATGACCTGACGGATCCCCTTTTCGATGGCGGGCAGGTACTGGCGCGGAATCGAACCGCCAAACGTATCGTCGACGAACAGCAGACCATCGACCGCGCCATCTTCGCCGCCGAGCGGGGCGACCCTTAGATAGACTTCGCCGAACTGTCCGGCGCCGCCGGTCTGCTTCTTGTGGCGGTGATGCCCTTCCGCCGGCGCGGTGATGGTTTCCTTGTATGGAATGCGCGGCGGCCTGGTGCGGACGTCCAGCCCGTAGCGATCCTTGAGCAGTTTCAGCTTGGCGCGCAGGTGCAACTCGCCCAACCCGCGCATGACCGTCTCGCCCGTCGCCTGGACCCGCTCGATCTCGAGAGTGGGATCCTCGGCGACGATCTTGGCGAGGGCGTCGTGCAGCTTCCCCTCGGCGCCGGTGGCCGTGACCTCGATCGCGAGACCGTACATGGGCCGGGGCAGCGGCCATGGCCGGATATGCAGATCATCGGCCACCCCGTCCGAATGGATCACCGAATTGAAGTTGATCTCATCGATCTTCGCCACCGCGCCGATGTCGCCCGCGATAATCTGATCAATTTCGGCATGCTGTTTGCCCAGCAGCTTGAAGACATGCGCGATGCGGATGCCCTTGCGGGCATCGCCGACCCTGGGCTGAAAATCATGCCCCACGTGACCCTGGTGCACTCGGAATACGGAGAGCTTGCCGACGAAAGGGTCGAAGGCGACCTTGAACACATGCGCGATCAGCGGCTTGCCGGGATCCGGCACGCCCTGAACCCGTCGGATCTCTCCACCATCCGAGTACTCGAAACTACGCGGGTTACCCTCGAGGGGGCTGGGACACAGATGGGCGAAAATATCCTTCAGCTTGCGGACGCCGATGTTGTCGCGGGCATCGGTGAAGCAGATCGGCACCAGATGCGCCTCGCGCAGCGCCTTCTCGAACGGGTCGTGAAGCTGGCCAGGCGTTACCTCTCCCTCTTCTAGGTAGACCGCCATCAGATCTTCATCGACCTCGACAACCTGATCGACGATCGCGGAATGAAATGCCGCCACGTCGCCGAGGTCGCTGTCGCCCGTCGCGTTGGCGAAGCAGTCGATGATGCTGGTGCCGTTGTTGGCCGGCAGGTTGAGCGGCTGGCAGACGGCGCCAAAAGCTTCCTGCACCTCGGCCAGCGTCCTGGCGACGTCGTCGATGTGATCGATCTTGTTGATGACGATCATGCGCGGCAGGTTGCGCTCGGCAGCAATCTTCATGATGCGGCGGGCAAATGTCTCGACGCCGACGGTGGCATCGATCACCACGCATACGGTCTCGACCGCCGGCAGGGCGCTGATGGTCTTGCCAATGAAGTCCGGGCTGCCGGGTGTGTCGATGACGTTGATGTGATGGCCTTCGTGGTCGAAGTGGACCAGCGTGCTGTCGAGCGTATGGCCGAACTCGCGGGACAGGTCGTCGAAGTCACAGACCGTGTTTCCATCCTGAACGCGGCCCGCGCGTCCGATGATGCCGGCATTGAACAACATCTGTTCGATCAGAGTCGTCTTCCCCGCGGCAGCGGGACCGGTTACGGCGATATTGCGGATGTCGGCGGTGGTGTATCCTGGCATGCGAAACTCCCGCGAAGGAGGAACGACGTCGCGGACTTCGCCGCGGATCAGGTCAACTCAGGGCCAGTATAGCGGCTGATGGCCTGTGGTGCGATTCCCAAGCGTCGGTGCGTGCCCGGACGCCGCATCTTGCTCGGCTTACCGTCCGCTGCCACCGCCTGCTTCTCACCTGTCCGATCAGATCGAGGCGTCGACGCGGCGGTTTCGCTTGGCCTGTAATTGACTCGATGTTAACTAGGACTATCTTTGTCTTTGTTTTGTGCAACAGCACGGCGGAGAGTGATCATGAAACTGATGCATGTCGACGCGAGCCCGAAGCGAGAACGCTCGAGTTCCCGGGCTCTGGCGCGTTACTTCCTCGATCGGCTGGGCGAGCATATGCCGCTCGAAATCGATTATCTCGACCTGGCACTGGTTCCGCCACCGCATGTAACGGAGGCATTCGCCATCGCGACCTACACGCCGGAGGAGAACCGGACACAGGCCATGCGTGACATCCTGGCGCCGTCGGACGCACTGTGCCGCCGACTGCTGGCCGCAGATGCCCTGCTGTTCGCCATGCCCATGTACAATTTCTCGATCCCATCGGCGTTCAAGGCATTCATCGACCAGATCGTGCGGACAAACGTCACTTACAAGGTCGGCCCGGACGGGCGTTATGTGGGCCAGCTTGCCCGGCAAAAGACGCTGTTCATTACAACCCGTGGCGCTGATCTGCGACCGGGCGCCGCGTTTGAGTCCTATGACGCGCTCACCCCTTCCCTCAGCGCCGCCTTTGGCTTCATCGGCGTGGCCAATCCCTGGTTTGTCGACGCCCAGCCCCTCCAATTCGCCGATCAGGAGGCTCGCGACGCGGCGTTGCGGCGCGCGCGCACCGAACTGGACTCCGTGGCGTCGGCATGGGCCAATGAAGAGTCCGTAGCCGCCTAGCGGCCCGCGGCCAGCGCCGGACTGATCCGGCGAATCCCGGCCAGCACGCCCAGCGCCATCAGCGACAGCACGATGGCCGCGGTCCATGAACTGCTGGCCGCCATGGCGCCGGCAAACGCCCAACTGATGGAACTGAACGCCTCGGCGAAGGTGGCGATGCGTGACGATTGCTGGCGGCGGCGGAAGGTGCTGCGCCTCGCCTGGGCGCGGAACCAGAGCTGGACCGAGGTGGCAGACGCCGTCGAGATCGCCACGCCGGCCACCGCAACCAGCGCCTCGAACGGCGCCATCAGCGCGAACACGGCGATAAGCGGCGTGAAGATCAGCGCGACCGCGCCCATCACCGCCTCAAGCTTGGCGCGGACCACAGCCCGCTCGGCCACGGGCGCGCTGGCGATGAGATCGGGCGCATCCTCGCCCGACACCACGACCCATGTGAGGCCGCCTGCCAGCTGGCCGGCGGTCATGATCAAGATCGGCACCAGCAAGGTTCGGGCGTCCAGGTTCGAGCCCAGGCTGCGCCAGAGCAGCACGGCCGGCACCA comes from the Emcibacter sp. SYSU 3D8 genome and includes:
- a CDS encoding response regulator, which codes for MPIEVHVMPHNNHDRILVVEDQPEVRQAAVRLLKALGHTTVEADQASAALAILEGDDHFDLLFTDIVMPGAMNGVDLRWRSGAGTRCCRSCSPRVTWSPN
- the fusA gene encoding elongation factor G, with translation MPGYTTADIRNIAVTGPAAAGKTTLIEQMLFNAGIIGRAGRVQDGNTVCDFDDLSREFGHTLDSTLVHFDHEGHHINVIDTPGSPDFIGKTISALPAVETVCVVIDATVGVETFARRIMKIAAERNLPRMIVINKIDHIDDVARTLAEVQEAFGAVCQPLNLPANNGTSIIDCFANATGDSDLGDVAAFHSAIVDQVVEVDEDLMAVYLEEGEVTPGQLHDPFEKALREAHLVPICFTDARDNIGVRKLKDIFAHLCPSPLEGNPRSFEYSDGGEIRRVQGVPDPGKPLIAHVFKVAFDPFVGKLSVFRVHQGHVGHDFQPRVGDARKGIRIAHVFKLLGKQHAEIDQIIAGDIGAVAKIDEINFNSVIHSDGVADDLHIRPWPLPRPMYGLAIEVTATGAEGKLHDALAKIVAEDPTLEIERVQATGETVMRGLGELHLRAKLKLLKDRYGLDVRTRPPRIPYKETITAPAEGHHRHKKQTGGAGQFGEVYLRVAPLGGEDGAVDGLLFVDDTFGGSIPRQYLPAIEKGIRQVMQGGAVAGYPMEGIKVSVYDGKFHAVDSKEVAFMTAGRKAFIDAVRKARPVLLEPFVRLDVTIASSMIGDISSDLSGKRGRIMGADTLAGGMATMHAEVPLAEVMTYASQLKAMTGGVGVYAMEYSHDEPTPPDIQARVIADFKPRDDDD
- a CDS encoding NAD(P)H-dependent oxidoreductase, whose product is MKLMHVDASPKRERSSSRALARYFLDRLGEHMPLEIDYLDLALVPPPHVTEAFAIATYTPEENRTQAMRDILAPSDALCRRLLAADALLFAMPMYNFSIPSAFKAFIDQIVRTNVTYKVGPDGRYVGQLARQKTLFITTRGADLRPGAAFESYDALTPSLSAAFGFIGVANPWFVDAQPLQFADQEARDAALRRARTELDSVASAWANEESVAA